In the genome of Brachypodium distachyon strain Bd21 chromosome 3, Brachypodium_distachyon_v3.0, whole genome shotgun sequence, the window TTTTTAAACTCAAAAGGAATTTAATATTTGGAACAAGTCAAGGAAAGCAGGAATTTCAGAATCGGAAGAGTAGAGCATTCAGCATTGGGTCTGGATTAGCTAATTTTTGTCATCacctgctccctccgttctgaAATACAGGACATAcatgtttttcaaaatttaactCCGACAAACAATTAGTACACCTATACATTTATATACTTGTATTGTGTGATATACAATTGTCATTATTGGCCACGTACAAAGGAACTTTTCattgatatcaattttatacTATGAACTAatccatgtatatatatttagacaaattgtTGGTCAAGGTTAaatcttgaaaaaaaacatgtgtgcGCTATACTTTTAACGCGagagtaatttttttgaagtCACTTTAGCTAGGAATTAATAATCTTTAATTTCCATATCCGAGAAATCGAGCCACTTGGATATATACaagcgcaaaaaaaaacagttaatTAATAAGCACAATGCTATTAGGCACAACAAAGATCATCATCGTCACAAGATACTACAGCACTGAACCATCAGCTTCCTCTGTAATGTACATACCAATCACATCCACTCCTCGATCCACCATGCATCCATACACATAGCATGCATAACACTAGCACGGAGTAGTACTTTACAACACAAATTAAGTGCATTGTCGACCATTTCAACTAGAGAGACATATCGTCCCATCAATCAattttacatgcatgcatcaatcTGCCTCCAGCACCAGCAGGCACACGTCGACTTAATTAGCCGGAGAAGGTCTGGATGATGGTGTTGTGCCACGGGTCAGACAGGTGCTGGAACAGGTTGTCGAGCGGCCCTTTTCCGGTGACCGCGTGCTGCACCGAGAAACCCAGGTACGCCAGCATCGCCAGCCTCCCTACAAAATCACAAAACGACCAATTAAATTCCTTTTCCGTTTGAGATCTGGCCGTAGGAACTACTCCAGTAACTGGAAGAAGGGCATGTATGTACCGTTGGcgatctccttctccttggcctcgAGCGTGGGCGCGAAGTTGAGCGGGTTGAAGACGCTGCCGGGGTATCCGCACTCGTGGGGCGGCAGGCTGTAGCTCTTGAAGATGGGGTCCTGGTTGACGCAGCCGGGCTCCTTGATGTCCTGCCACCGCCGGATCTCCACGTAGTGGAACAGGATGAACTCCACGACGAAgagcgtggaggaggaggcgaagtATGTGGACTTGCCGGCGTCGTACCACTCGGGGGCGTTGATGAGGCCGATCTTGGTCAGCAGCTCCGGCGTCAGCATCCCCGCCACGCCCAGCATCGCCCACCGCC includes:
- the LOC100830344 gene encoding chlorophyll a-b binding protein 4, chloroplastic, translated to MASITARAPVAALRPSASLNSGFLGHSSRLGLASSTSRRSLRVEAKGEWLPGLPSPAYLDGKLPGDNGFDPLGLAEDPENLRWYVQAELVNGRWAMLGVAGMLTPELLTKIGLINAPEWYDAGKSTYFASSSTLFVVEFILFHYVEIRRWQDIKEPGCVNQDPIFKSYSLPPHECGYPGSVFNPLNFAPTLEAKEKEIANGRLAMLAYLGFSVQHAVTGKGPLDNLFQHLSDPWHNTIIQTFSG